The following coding sequences lie in one Streptococcus suis genomic window:
- a CDS encoding phage holin, whose product MNQLTEIIIGSATGILAIVAGMIVHEVKKYLIAKGGKRAVEITEILARNAVNAVEQIAKLDQDKHVDKLDMAKRRVTGQLAKYNIYMTDTQLETFIESAVKQMNDAWKETDK is encoded by the coding sequence ATGAATCAACTTACAGAAATTATTATAGGGTCTGCTACTGGTATATTAGCTATCGTTGCCGGTATGATTGTCCATGAGGTCAAAAAGTATCTGATTGCCAAGGGCGGTAAGCGAGCGGTCGAAATTACAGAGATTCTGGCACGGAACGCTGTTAATGCAGTTGAACAAATCGCCAAGCTAGACCAGGACAAGCATGTAGACAAGCTAGACATGGCTAAACGTCGCGTAACAGGTCAGCTTGCTAAATACAACATCTATATGACTGATACACAGTTAGAGACCTTTATCGAATCAGCAGTGAAGCAAATGAACGATGCGTGGAAGGAGACTGACAAATGA
- a CDS encoding cell wall hydrolase, translating to MTTVNEVTNFAKDLANRGQGVDYDGWYGKQCVDLPNWICGKYFGKALWGNAIDLIKSAKQHGFEVHYMPTSESPRPGAIFVKNYWAGDGINYGHTGLIIGVSGNTVQTIEQNLVGNLSVGGPAQYASQQISNLVGWFYPPYSDSTAVATQSSSGNLGKVKDEKGTMTVKVSLLNVRDKPGLDGKVVATYTNGEQFNYDSVYIADGYIWVSYVSRSGVRRYVAAGEESNRRNVVPYGTFK from the coding sequence ATGACAACAGTAAATGAAGTCACCAACTTCGCCAAAGACCTTGCCAACCGTGGTCAAGGCGTAGACTATGATGGTTGGTACGGCAAGCAGTGTGTAGACCTACCTAACTGGATTTGTGGAAAATATTTCGGCAAGGCTCTGTGGGGCAATGCCATTGATTTGATAAAGTCAGCCAAGCAACACGGATTTGAGGTGCATTATATGCCTACCTCTGAGAGTCCGCGTCCGGGAGCTATTTTCGTCAAAAACTACTGGGCAGGTGACGGTATCAACTATGGGCATACAGGTTTGATTATCGGTGTTAGCGGCAATACCGTCCAAACAATCGAGCAAAACTTGGTAGGTAATTTGTCGGTCGGTGGTCCTGCTCAATATGCTAGCCAGCAAATCAGCAACCTTGTCGGCTGGTTTTATCCACCTTACAGCGACTCTACTGCAGTGGCAACACAGTCAAGCAGTGGCAATCTCGGTAAGGTCAAAGACGAGAAGGGGACAATGACCGTTAAAGTATCTTTGCTCAATGTCCGAGACAAGCCTGGTCTAGACGGTAAAGTTGTGGCAACGTACACGAATGGCGAGCAGTTTAATTATGATTCGGTCTATATTGCCGATGGATACATTTGGGTATCGTATGTTAGCCGTAGCGGTGTACGTCGCTATGTAGCAGCAGGCGAGGAGTCAAATCGGCGCAATGTCGTACCTTATGGTACGTTTAAATAG
- a CDS encoding voltage-gated chloride channel protein, which translates to MSNKMKHAIQLLFFSCLIGVGAGIITTLFGKILLGVGELRSEYFTYLIPFLPLAGVLIVFIYQKWGREVQAGMGLVFKAGQGELVQISPVLIPLIVSTTWLSHLVGASVGREGVAVQLGASLSHWLQKHGFTHLPKDMITKIGMAAGFAGLFQTPLAAGFFAIEVLIVGQYSWTSLPYCLVAAFTASTTSHLLGLEKFSHTISSFSFQFTDSFKWLFIALCFGFIGNLFAWFLAQAKSISTRWLPNPYIKIAIMGVGLTVLLFFFHQGRYTGLGTNLIDASLAGEQVFAFDWLLKLLLTCLCLAAGFQGGEVTPLFAIGASSGAVLAGLLSLPTELVAALGYCAVFGTATNTILAPLFISYEVFGANILPYAIPVLAIAYLINRKQTIYGQQLRKFNNAKKPII; encoded by the coding sequence ATGAGTAATAAAATGAAACATGCCATCCAACTCCTTTTCTTTTCTTGCTTAATTGGAGTCGGTGCAGGAATTATCACCACACTTTTTGGGAAAATTCTACTAGGGGTTGGAGAGTTACGATCTGAATATTTTACATATCTCATCCCCTTTCTGCCACTTGCAGGTGTGTTGATTGTTTTCATTTATCAAAAATGGGGAAGGGAAGTCCAAGCAGGTATGGGCTTAGTCTTCAAAGCTGGACAAGGGGAGCTAGTGCAAATTTCTCCAGTTCTCATTCCACTCATCGTCTCTACAACTTGGCTCAGTCATCTTGTCGGTGCTTCCGTTGGTCGCGAAGGTGTAGCTGTCCAACTTGGAGCCAGTCTCTCACACTGGTTACAAAAACATGGTTTCACACATTTGCCCAAAGATATGATAACAAAGATTGGTATGGCCGCAGGTTTTGCAGGGTTATTTCAAACACCATTGGCTGCTGGTTTCTTTGCCATTGAGGTTTTAATCGTTGGCCAATATTCTTGGACTAGTCTCCCCTATTGTCTAGTTGCCGCTTTCACAGCTTCTACTACTTCCCATTTACTGGGATTGGAGAAATTTTCGCACACTATTTCATCTTTTTCATTCCAGTTTACAGATAGTTTCAAATGGCTATTTATTGCCCTTTGCTTCGGTTTCATCGGCAATTTATTTGCTTGGTTTCTGGCGCAAGCAAAAAGCATCTCAACTCGATGGCTTCCAAATCCTTACATTAAAATAGCTATCATGGGAGTTGGACTGACCGTTCTACTATTTTTCTTCCATCAAGGTCGTTATACTGGTCTAGGAACCAATTTGATTGATGCCAGTTTAGCTGGGGAACAGGTGTTTGCTTTCGATTGGCTACTAAAACTCCTACTAACCTGTCTTTGTTTGGCTGCAGGTTTTCAAGGGGGCGAAGTTACTCCGCTCTTTGCGATTGGAGCAAGTTCTGGGGCTGTTTTAGCAGGATTACTAAGTCTACCAACTGAACTTGTTGCAGCCCTTGGGTATTGTGCCGTATTTGGAACAGCCACCAATACCATACTGGCTCCTCTCTTCATTAGTTATGAAGTATTCGGCGCTAATATCCTGCCCTATGCTATTCCTGTACTTGCCATAGCTTATCTTATAAACAGAAAACAGACTATTTATGGACAGCAGTTGAGGAAATTCAATAACGCAAAAAAGCCTATCATCTAG
- a CDS encoding chorismate mutase, translating into MNLDCIREQINTIDSQLVELLEKRMELVDQVTAYKRATGKPVLDTSRENAVLERVGKLVQKDDYRSAIQATFSDMMAQSRAYQSSKLANHE; encoded by the coding sequence ATGAATTTGGATTGCATCCGCGAACAGATTAACACGATTGATAGCCAATTGGTTGAACTACTTGAAAAACGAATGGAGTTGGTCGACCAAGTTACAGCCTATAAACGAGCAACAGGTAAGCCTGTTTTGGATACCAGCCGAGAAAATGCTGTCCTTGAAAGAGTTGGAAAATTAGTCCAAAAGGATGATTACCGCTCTGCTATTCAAGCGACCTTTAGTGATATGATGGCCCAATCAAGAGCATATCAATCTTCCAAGTTAGCAAATCATGAGTAA
- a CDS encoding 30S ribosomal protein S14 — protein MAKKSKMARYQRQLELIERYADLRKSLKEKGDYQALRKLPRDSNPNRLKYRDRTDGRPHAYMRKFGVSRITFRELAHLGQLPGVKKASW, from the coding sequence ATGGCTAAAAAATCAAAAATGGCACGCTATCAGAGACAGTTGGAGTTAATCGAGCGCTATGCGGATTTACGTAAAAGTCTCAAAGAAAAAGGTGACTATCAAGCACTTCGAAAATTGCCTCGCGACTCAAATCCAAATCGACTGAAATACCGCGACAGGACTGATGGCCGTCCGCATGCCTATATGCGAAAATTCGGTGTGAGTCGGATTACCTTCCGTGAATTAGCCCATCTTGGTCAACTTCCTGGGGTAAAAAAAGCAAGTTGGTAA
- a CDS encoding flavodoxin produces the protein MALAKIVYASMTGNTEEIADIVASKLEELGLEVQVHECTTIETEEILDADLIVVASYTYSYGGDGELPDEIVDFYADLADLDLTGKVYGVCGSGDTFYDDFCSAVDDFDVMFGSRGATKGAENVKVDLAAEDEDIVNLEQFATDLVAKLDTMN, from the coding sequence ATGGCACTAGCAAAAATAGTTTACGCTAGTATGACTGGTAACACAGAAGAAATTGCTGACATCGTCGCCAGTAAGCTAGAAGAGTTAGGTTTGGAAGTACAGGTTCACGAATGTACGACTATTGAAACTGAAGAAATCTTGGATGCAGATCTCATCGTGGTAGCCAGCTACACCTATTCTTATGGTGGAGACGGTGAGCTTCCAGATGAAATTGTTGATTTCTATGCTGACCTAGCTGACTTAGATTTGACTGGTAAGGTCTACGGTGTTTGTGGTTCTGGCGATACCTTCTATGATGACTTCTGTAGTGCAGTAGATGACTTTGATGTCATGTTTGGTTCACGTGGTGCAACTAAGGGTGCCGAAAATGTTAAGGTAGACCTTGCCGCTGAAGATGAGGATATTGTTAACCTTGAGCAATTCGCGACAGACCTTGTTGCTAAACTAGATACAATGAATTAA
- a CDS encoding bifunctional oligoribonuclease/PAP phosphatase NrnA, which translates to MTIYSKIIEKIREYDTIIIHRHQRPDPDAIGSQVGLQKLLQKNFPEKTIKVTGFNESNLAWMAEMDRVSDQDYQGALVIVTDTANTARVDDDRYTQGDFLIKIDHHPNEEPYGDLLWVNTEASSCSEMIAELALQSQLELDGETARLLYAGIVGDTGRFLYPATSSRTFEIVARLRQEDFDFARMSRQMDTIDFKIAKLTGYVYDNLEVDEHGAARVILTQDILKKYGVTDADTSFIVGAPGRIGTVQSWGIFVEQTDGNYRVRLRSKYIPINEIAKRHDGGGHPLASGANSYSLSENEQIYQEIQEVVRNASK; encoded by the coding sequence ATGACAATTTACAGTAAAATTATTGAAAAAATTCGCGAATACGACACAATCATCATTCATCGTCACCAACGACCAGATCCGGATGCCATTGGCAGCCAGGTTGGTTTGCAAAAGCTCTTGCAGAAGAATTTTCCTGAAAAAACCATCAAGGTAACTGGTTTCAATGAGTCGAATCTTGCCTGGATGGCAGAAATGGATCGGGTTTCCGACCAAGATTATCAAGGGGCCTTGGTTATCGTAACAGATACTGCCAATACCGCCCGTGTGGATGATGACCGCTACACTCAGGGTGATTTCCTGATTAAAATCGACCACCATCCAAATGAAGAGCCTTACGGCGACCTGCTCTGGGTCAATACAGAGGCTAGCTCATGCAGTGAAATGATTGCAGAATTGGCCCTTCAAAGTCAATTGGAATTGGACGGAGAAACTGCTCGTCTGCTATATGCTGGTATTGTTGGCGATACGGGACGTTTTCTTTATCCGGCGACTAGCTCACGCACTTTTGAAATTGTTGCCCGACTTCGTCAGGAAGATTTTGACTTTGCAAGGATGTCCCGCCAGATGGATACCATTGATTTCAAGATTGCCAAGCTGACAGGTTACGTTTACGACAACTTGGAAGTCGATGAGCACGGTGCGGCACGGGTCATTTTGACTCAGGATATCCTCAAAAAATACGGGGTGACCGATGCGGATACATCCTTTATCGTTGGGGCTCCAGGACGGATTGGCACTGTACAATCTTGGGGAATTTTTGTGGAACAAACTGACGGAAATTACAGGGTTCGTTTACGCAGCAAGTACATTCCGATAAACGAGATTGCCAAGCGCCACGATGGCGGTGGCCACCCACTAGCCAGCGGTGCTAACTCTTATTCTCTTTCCGAAAATGAGCAAATCTATCAAGAAATTCAAGAGGTCGTGAGGAATGCAAGTAAGTAG
- a CDS encoding thiamine biosynthesis protein ApbE: MQVSSRSLRLMGTIIETKIWHPDAEPILDQVEELLYLYKDRFSANDLTSELMEVNLNAGVQAVPVADDLYELIKLGKEHSLAQGSFLNITIGPLVQSWRIGFSDAKLPTQEMISEKLQLINPRDIELDDEEQAVYLKKEGMAIDLGALAKGYVADKIVDFLKRIGVEAGLINLGGNVLTFGQAPHNPDGYWRIGIQDPQKTRGENALVLKIGEESAVTSGIYERTLTVNGKTYHHILSPETGYPIESQLASLTIVSKQSVDGEIWTTRLFGQEITRIYKMAEETDGIEAVLIGLDGRILVTSGLSEKVLAGKERISDSLGSPSRGGFGARVTSDLASGASVL; encoded by the coding sequence ATGCAAGTAAGTAGTCGCTCCCTTCGTCTAATGGGAACCATCATAGAAACTAAAATATGGCATCCAGATGCAGAACCAATTTTAGATCAGGTCGAAGAATTGCTCTATCTCTACAAGGATCGATTTTCTGCCAATGACTTAACCTCTGAATTGATGGAGGTCAACCTCAATGCGGGTGTTCAGGCGGTTCCTGTTGCCGATGACCTGTATGAATTGATTAAACTGGGCAAAGAACACAGTCTGGCACAGGGATCTTTTCTGAATATTACTATCGGTCCCCTTGTGCAAAGCTGGCGGATTGGATTTAGCGATGCCAAACTTCCAACTCAAGAAATGATCAGTGAAAAACTCCAGCTCATCAATCCAAGGGACATCGAATTAGATGATGAGGAGCAGGCAGTCTATTTGAAAAAAGAAGGTATGGCCATTGATCTGGGTGCTCTTGCTAAAGGATATGTAGCAGATAAGATTGTCGACTTCTTGAAAAGAATAGGTGTGGAGGCTGGATTGATTAACTTGGGAGGCAATGTCTTAACTTTCGGTCAGGCTCCGCATAATCCAGATGGCTATTGGCGAATTGGGATTCAGGATCCACAGAAAACACGGGGTGAGAATGCCCTCGTCCTCAAAATAGGAGAAGAATCAGCAGTTACCTCTGGTATTTACGAAAGAACCCTTACCGTGAATGGAAAGACCTATCATCATATTTTGAGTCCCGAGACCGGCTATCCAATCGAGTCGCAGCTGGCTAGTTTGACCATTGTGTCCAAACAATCTGTTGACGGTGAGATTTGGACGACTCGACTGTTTGGTCAAGAAATAACTCGGATTTATAAGATGGCAGAAGAAACGGATGGTATCGAAGCAGTTCTGATTGGGCTGGATGGCAGGATTCTAGTGACCTCAGGGCTTTCTGAGAAAGTTCTTGCTGGTAAAGAAAGAATTTCTGATAGCTTGGGCAGTCCTTCAAGAGGGGGATTTGGCGCCAGAGTAACTTCTGACCTTGCTTCGGGTGCTTCCGTACTATAA
- a CDS encoding IS30 family transposase produces the protein MQGHYTPKGKHLTIDNRRLIERWKLENKSNREIAGLLGKAPQTIHNEIKRGTTLQQVRKGVYKKVYSADYAQTVYHSNRKRSVKKIILTKEMKEKILHYHKQKFSPEMIVKKKQVKVGISTIYYWFHNGHLGLKKSDMLYPRKGKGGKKQASPNFKPAGKSIEERPEVINLRLENGHYEIDTVLLTRAKNQCLLVLTDRRSRHQIIRLIPSKTAEAVNQALRLLLAEYHILSITADNGSEFKRLSEVFPEEHIYYAHPYSSWERGSNENHNRLIRRWLPKGTKKTTPKEVAFIENWINNYPKKCLDYKSPSEFLLGG, from the coding sequence ATGCAAGGACATTATACCCCAAAAGGGAAACATTTGACAATAGATAACCGTCGCTTGATTGAGCGGTGGAAACTTGAAAATAAGTCAAATCGTGAAATTGCAGGCTTGTTAGGAAAGGCGCCTCAAACGATTCATAATGAAATCAAGCGTGGGACAACCTTACAACAAGTGCGAAAAGGGGTCTACAAAAAAGTTTATTCTGCTGATTATGCACAAACTGTTTACCATTCCAATCGAAAACGGTCGGTTAAAAAGATAATCCTAACGAAAGAAATGAAAGAGAAGATTTTACACTATCATAAGCAAAAATTTTCACCTGAAATGATAGTGAAGAAGAAGCAAGTGAAAGTAGGTATTTCAACCATCTACTATTGGTTTCATAATGGTCATTTAGGATTGAAGAAATCGGACATGCTTTATCCTAGAAAAGGGAAAGGTGGCAAGAAGCAAGCTAGTCCGAACTTTAAGCCAGCTGGTAAATCAATCGAAGAGCGACCAGAGGTCATCAATCTTCGATTGGAAAACGGTCATTATGAAATTGATACAGTTCTACTAACCAGAGCGAAAAATCAGTGTCTTTTAGTCTTAACCGACCGACGAAGTAGACACCAAATCATAAGATTAATTCCAAGTAAAACTGCTGAAGCTGTCAATCAGGCACTTAGGTTACTATTGGCTGAGTATCATATTTTATCAATAACTGCAGATAATGGTTCGGAGTTCAAACGATTGTCTGAGGTATTTCCTGAGGAACATATCTACTATGCACATCCCTACTCTTCATGGGAAAGAGGTTCAAATGAAAACCATAATCGATTGATTCGGAGATGGTTACCTAAAGGAACCAAGAAAACGACTCCGAAAGAAGTAGCTTTTATCGAAAATTGGATTAACAACTACCCTAAAAAATGCTTGGACTACAAGTCGCCAAGTGAATTTCTTTTGGGTGGCTAA
- a CDS encoding type B 50S ribosomal protein L31, protein MKKDIHPEYRTVVFMDTTTGYKFLSGSTKKSNETVEFEGETYPLIRVEISSDSHPFYTGRQKFTQADGRVDRFNKKYGLK, encoded by the coding sequence ATGAAAAAAGATATCCATCCAGAATATCGCACTGTTGTCTTCATGGACACAACTACTGGCTACAAGTTCCTTAGCGGTTCAACTAAGAAATCTAACGAAACAGTTGAATTCGAAGGTGAAACTTACCCATTGATCCGTGTGGAAATTTCATCAGACTCACACCCATTCTATACTGGACGTCAAAAGTTCACTCAAGCAGATGGACGTGTGGATCGCTTCAACAAAAAATACGGTCTCAAATAA
- a CDS encoding transposase yields the protein MEWAKLRAKELTELDKEDKQEILVKLHENKQLKQNQRNEYHGGYLFLQNIYYQLGLDKICQDIQKRYHFSFHLDTILSRLLYGRILFPSSKRSTAHFSQTLLEPKTLELQHLYRGLEIIAKETDFIQEQLYKNSTALSSRKTDVLYYDCTNFYFEIEEEDEEGQLRQYGYSKEHRPNPIVQMGLFMDSQGIPLAFSVTPGNTNEQTTMKPLEKKIIKDFEKAQFVVCTDAGLSSIGNKRYNNISGRAFVTTQSIKKLKKEDKDWATASTGWRLMGDKSETFYDISALDESNQDFLYRQVFYKECPLPQDGLEDQRLIVTFSAKYRDYQRKIRERQIQRASKWIGKPADYKKKQSTDPKRFLKVTETTRDGEIAEKTFIELDEERIVSEARFDGIYAVTTNLDDTIETIVSINQRRWEIEECFRIMKHELKARPVYLSREDRISAHFTTCFLALILYRYLELAVQKQFTCTELIETLRSYTFKYLPGFGYLPNYTRTAITDQLHQTFGFRSDYQILSEKKMKKILQSSKSRKSTHF from the coding sequence ATGGAATGGGCAAAATTGCGGGCTAAAGAGTTAACCGAACTTGATAAAGAAGATAAACAAGAAATATTAGTCAAACTTCATGAGAATAAACAGTTGAAACAAAATCAACGAAATGAATATCATGGGGGATATTTATTTCTACAGAATATCTATTATCAGTTGGGATTGGATAAAATCTGTCAAGATATTCAGAAGAGGTATCACTTTAGTTTTCACTTAGATACCATTCTTTCTCGTCTCCTCTACGGCAGAATCCTATTCCCATCCTCTAAACGGTCTACTGCTCATTTTTCACAAACTCTCCTAGAACCTAAAACTCTGGAACTCCAGCACCTCTACCGAGGATTAGAAATTATTGCCAAAGAAACTGACTTTATTCAAGAACAACTCTATAAAAACTCAACTGCACTTTCCTCTCGTAAAACTGATGTCCTCTATTACGACTGTACAAATTTCTATTTCGAAATTGAGGAAGAAGATGAGGAGGGGCAACTGAGACAATATGGCTATTCTAAGGAACATCGACCGAATCCAATCGTTCAAATGGGGCTGTTTATGGATTCTCAAGGAATTCCATTAGCTTTCTCCGTCACACCTGGTAATACGAATGAACAAACGACTATGAAACCTTTGGAGAAGAAGATTATCAAGGATTTTGAAAAAGCTCAATTTGTGGTCTGTACAGATGCTGGACTATCTTCTATTGGAAACAAACGCTACAATAATATCAGCGGGAGAGCCTTTGTCACAACTCAATCTATCAAAAAGTTAAAGAAAGAAGACAAAGACTGGGCTACAGCTTCTACAGGTTGGCGGTTGATGGGAGATAAGTCCGAGACATTCTATGATATTTCTGCACTAGATGAAAGTAATCAAGACTTTCTCTATAGACAAGTCTTTTACAAAGAATGCCCCTTACCACAAGATGGGCTAGAAGACCAACGATTGATTGTAACCTTCTCAGCTAAATACAGAGATTACCAAAGAAAGATACGCGAACGCCAGATTCAACGTGCCTCAAAATGGATTGGAAAACCAGCTGACTACAAGAAGAAACAATCTACAGATCCTAAGCGTTTCCTAAAAGTAACAGAGACAACAAGGGATGGAGAAATAGCTGAGAAAACGTTTATTGAGTTGGATGAAGAACGAATTGTTTCTGAAGCTAGATTTGATGGAATTTATGCGGTAACAACAAACTTAGACGATACGATTGAGACCATTGTTTCCATTAATCAGAGAAGATGGGAAATTGAAGAATGTTTCCGTATTATGAAGCATGAATTGAAAGCTAGACCAGTTTATTTAAGTCGAGAAGATCGCATTTCTGCTCACTTTACAACTTGCTTTCTTGCTCTTATACTCTATCGTTACTTAGAGCTGGCGGTTCAGAAGCAATTCACATGTACTGAACTCATTGAAACCTTACGTTCATACACCTTTAAGTATCTGCCTGGTTTTGGTTATCTACCTAACTACACTCGGACGGCTATTACTGACCAGCTGCATCAGACATTTGGATTCAGAAGTGATTATCAAATTCTAAGCGAAAAAAAGATGAAAAAAATTTTACAATCGTCAAAATCGAGAAAAAGTACGCATTTTTGA